A window of Caretta caretta isolate rCarCar2 chromosome 13, rCarCar1.hap1, whole genome shotgun sequence contains these coding sequences:
- the NRL gene encoding neural retina-specific leucine zipper protein, with protein sequence MGPRRPGLRCGSGQVPDAGVPQGGPWRRSVALTGLMPHDAAPPRMSVPLAEFPTSPLALEYLNDFDLLKFEVKRELAGPMGGASLGPSPCSSVPPSPTLSEVGMGDGGDPKAGLEELCWLAALHQQMAGGGEGLGLSPEEAVEALLGGAAEGGFCPGGLLQPQQQLPPLRDRLSDEQLVGMSVRELNRRLRGVGKDEVLRLKQKRRTLKNRGYAQSCRFKRVQQRHVLEAEKSRLARELEALRGELARLARERDLYKARCEKLLPQAPSPSQGFL encoded by the exons ATGGGACCTCGGCGTCCGGGACTCCGCTGCGGCTCAGGGCAGGTCCCGGACGCCGGGGTTCCCCAGGGCGGCCCCTGGCGGCGAAGCGTGGCGTTGACAG gtCTCATGCCCCACGACGCTGCCCCACCCAGGATGTCAGTGCCCCTAGCCGAGTTCCCCACCAGCCCCCTGGCCCTGGAATATCTCAACGATTTTGACCTGCTGAAGTTTGAGGTCAAGCGTGAGCTGGCGGGCCCAATGGGCGGGGCCTCCCTgggcccctccccctgcagctcagtGCCACCCTCCCCCACGCTGAGCGAAGTGgggatgggggatggaggggaccccaaggcagggctggaggagctctgcTGGCTGGCAGCGCTGCACCAGCAGAtggccgggggcggggaggggctggggctgagcccagaggaagcagtgGAGGCCCTGCTGGGGGGGGCAGCCGAGGGGGGGTTCTGCCCCGGGGGGCTGCTCCAGCCGCAACAGCAG ctcccgccGCTCCGCGACCGGCTCTCGGACGAGCAGCTCGTGGGCATGTCGGTGCGGGAGCTGAACCGGCGGCTGCGGGGCGTCGGCAAGGACGAGGTGCTGCGGCTGAAGCAGAAGCGGCGCACGCTGAAGAACCGCGGCTACGCCCAGTCCTGCCGCTTCAAGCGGGTCCAGCAGCGCCACGTGCTGGAGGCGGAGAAATCCCGGCTGGCCCGCGAGCTGGAGGCCCTGCGGGGGGAGCTGGCCCGGCTCGCCCGCGAGCGCGACCTCTACAAGGCCCGCTGCGAGAAGctcctgccccaggccccctCGCCCTCCCAGGGCTTCCTCTGA
- the CPNE6 gene encoding copine-6, whose translation MSEVDKSQPVALGASRVELRVSCWNLLDRDTLTNPNPCVVLKQLSEGEWSEVGRSEIMHCSLNPVFSHIFPLDYFFEEMQTLCFKVYDAGAKGTADAGFQDDAFLGEAECSLGQIVSQTKVTKPLLLKTGKTAGNSTITIEAEEVTSTNDFVQLEFRAQKLDNKDLFSKSDPFLEIYKVNSNNTEQLVMRTEVINNNLSPSWEPFRLSLHSLCSCDPDKTIRCVVYDYNSSGKHDYIGEFTTTFREMQEVSSGKEVEFECINPKYQEKKKHYTNSGMVLLTQCKVEKVHTFLDYIMGGLQIYFTVAIDFTASNGDPRSEHSLHFINPKEPNEYLKALSAVGEICQDYDSDKKFPAFGFGARIPPNYEVSHDFAINFDPDNPECERISGVIEAYKRCLPQIQLYGPTNLAPIINRVLAPASEEEGSGPPMRYRVLLVLTDGVLSDMPATREAVIRASRLPVSIIIVGVGNTDFSDMRALDEEDGTQESEGKRAARDIVQFVPFREFKKAPPAALAKCVLAEVPSQVVEFYGSRGIVPGPRTPRPQ comes from the exons gtgggGCGCTCTGAGATCATGCACTGCAGCCTGAACCCCGTCTTCTCCCACATCTTCCCACTGGACTACTTCTTCGAGGAGATGCAGACGCTGTGCTTCAAAGTCTACGACGCCGGCGCCAAGGGCACTGCGGATGCAGGGTTCCAGGATGATGCTTTCCTGGGGGAGGCCGAGTGCTCCCTGGGCCAG ATCGTGTCCCAGACCAAGGTCACCAAGCCGCTGCTACTCAAGACTGGGAAGACTGCGGGAAACTCCACCATCACG ATTGAAGCAGAAGAGGTCACTAGTACCAACGACTTTGTGCAGCTTGAGTTCCGGGCTCAGAAGCTGGACAACAAG GATCTCTTCAGCAAGTCTGACCCTTTCCTGGAAATCTACAAGGTGAACAGTAACAACACGGAGCAGCTGGTGATGAGGACggag gtGATAAATAACAACCTCAGCCCCAGCTGGGAACCCTTCCGCCTCTCCCTCCACTCGCTGTGCAGCTGCGACCCAGACAAGACCATACGG TGTGTCGTTTACGACTATAACTCCAGCGGGAAACACGATTACATCGGTGAATTCACGACAACCTTCCGTGAAATGCAGGAGGTTTCCTCAGGGAAAGAG GTGGAGTTTGAGTGCATCAACCCGAAGTACCAGGAGAAGAAGAAACACTACACTAACTCTGGCATGGTGCTTCTGACCCAGTGCAAG GTGGAGAAGGTTCACACGTTCCTGGATTACATCATGGGCGGACTGCAGATCTACTTCACG GTGGCAATTGACTTCACGGCTTCCAACGGCGACCCGCGCAGCGAACACTCCCTGCATTTCATCAACCCCAAGGAACCCAACGAATACCTCAAAGCGCTGTCAGCCGTGGGTGAGATCTGCCAGGACTATGACAG cgACAAGAAGTTTCCAGCCTTTGGATTTGGGGCACGGATCCCCCCAAACTACGAG GTCTCCCATGATTTTGCCATCAACTTCGACCCAGACAACCCGGAGTGTGAAC GGATCTCGGGGGTGATCGAGGCCTACAAGCGGTGCCTGCCCCAGATCCAGCTCTACGGCCCCACCAACCTGGCCCCCATCATCAACCGGGTGCTGGCCCCCGCCAGCGAGGAAGAGGGCAGCGGGCCTCCCAtg cgCTACCGGGTGCTCCTGGTGCTGACGGACGGGGTGCTGAGCGACATGCCGGCCACGCGGGAAGCTGTCATCCGAGCCTCGCGCCTGCCCGTCTCCATCAtcattgtgggggtggggaacaccGACTTCTCTGACATGCGGGCGCTGGACGAGGAGGAcgggacccaggagtccgagGGGAAGCGGGCCGCCCGCGACATCGTCCAGTTTGTGCCCTTCCGCGAGTTCAAGAAG GCCCCCCCGGCAGCGCTGGCCAAGTGCGTGCTGGCCGAGGTCCCCAGCCAGGTGGTGGAGTTTTATGGCAGCCGCGGCATCGTCCCCGGCCCCCGAACTCCTCGGCCCCAGTGA